A portion of the Pithys albifrons albifrons isolate INPA30051 chromosome 1, PitAlb_v1, whole genome shotgun sequence genome contains these proteins:
- the ZDHHC23 gene encoding palmitoyltransferase ZDHHC23: MEEPLCCCEYMDRRGRRSHLAECCCDCRDLDEGCDRWLACKSLPPGALESIADTVADRLRVPWFSGAVRINVSLVPPLVLLPVLLHVASLHFLLGIVILTSLPVVVLWYYYLTHQRKERTLFFLSLGLFSLGYMYYVFLQEVVPRGHVQHSQVVALTCGLILMLTALSRAKKDPGYLPIPADNEKPSPNKGVRGSASGLHSIATAGAASSRAPNGEAKGYSRMAADEPEGVKKDWCTKCQLVRPARAGHCRLCGRCVRRLDHHCVWINSCVGEQNHQAFILALSFFMLTSVYGITLTLHTVCRGRTPIVALFYCPGAYSDYSSALSFTCVWYCAIVTAGMGYILLIQLLNISYNVTEREARLALRDNTGRRLLGGLVIDTGQYDRGFLCNWGHFLSLGSSPPQRSAEDIV; the protein is encoded by the exons ATGGAGGAGCCGCTGTGCTGCTGCGAGTACATGGACCGGCGGGGCCGGCGCAGCCACCTGGCCGAGTGCTGCTGCGACTGCCGCGACTTGGACGAGGGCTGCGACAG GTGGCTGGCGTGCAAATCCCTGCCCCCGGGAGCGCTGGAGAGCATCGCCGACACCGTGGCGGACCGGCTGCGGGTGCCGTGGTTCTCGGGGGCCGTGAGGATCAACGTGAGCCTCGTCCCGCCGCTCGTCCTGCTGCCCGTGCTGCTCCACGTTGCCTCCTTACACTTCCTGCTGGGGATCGTCATCCTCACGTCCCTGCCCGTGGTGGTGCTCTGGTATTACTACCTCACGCACCAGAGGAAGGAACGGACACTCTTCTTCCTGAGCCTGGGTCTCTTCTCCCTGGGCTACATGTACTATGTGTTCCTGCAGGAGGTGGTTCCCCGGGGCCACGTGCAGCATTCCCAAGTGGTCGCTCTCACGTGCGGGTTAATTCTTATGCTTACAGCCCTGTCTCGAGCCAAGAAGGACCCTGGTTATCTGCCCATCCCAGCGGACAACGAGAAGCCATCGCCCAACAAGGGTGTCAGAGGGAGCGCCAGCGGGCTCCATAGCATCGCCACCGCGGGTGCTGCCAGCAGTCGTGCTCCGAATGGGGAGGCCAAAGGCTATTCCAGGATGGCAGCTGATGAGCCGGAAGGTGTGAAAAAGGACTGGTGCACCAAATGCCAGCTGGTCAGGCCAGCCCGAGCAGGGCACTGCCGGCTTTGCGGCAGGTGTGTAAGGAGGCTGGACCATCACTGTGTCTG GATTAACAGCTGCGTAGGGGAGCAGAACCATCAAGCGTTCATCCTTGCACTCTCCTTCTTCATGCTCACCTCAGTGTATGGGATTACCTTAACCCTGCACACTGTCTGTAGGGGGCGAACTCCGATTGTGGCATTGTTCTACTGCCCTGGGGCCTATTCTGACTACAG ctctgctctgtcgTTCACCTGTGTATGGTATTGTGCCATTGTAACAGCTGGCATGGGATACATCCTCCTTATCCAGCTGTTGAACATCAGCTACAACGTGACGGAGAGGGAAGCTCGTCTGGCTCTGCGGGACAACACTGGGCGCAGACTCCTGGGTGGGTTAGTGATAGACACTGGCCAGTATGACAGGGGGTTCCTGTGCAACTGGGGCCATTTCTTGAGCCTGGGGTCTTCTCCTCCACAGCGCTCTGCAGAAGACATTGTGTGA